One region of Polypterus senegalus isolate Bchr_013 chromosome 11, ASM1683550v1, whole genome shotgun sequence genomic DNA includes:
- the LOC120539104 gene encoding gastrula zinc finger protein XlCGF49.1-like has protein sequence MKTHTGEKPQPCSECGKQFSKKHSLQKHKTIHAGKKPYSCWECGKRFLRKQHLEYHTVIHTGEKPYCCSECGKGFSQKSALQVHTRVHTGEKPYGCSECKKRFSKKYILQRHQRSHTGEKPYACFECGKAFNRKAHLEKHSRIHTGEKPYGCTKCGKRFFTKDHLQIHTRIHTGEKPYRCSECGKGFSQNGSLRLHMTIHTGKKTYSCSECGKGFCQKSKLARHERTHTVEKPYPCSECSKGFTRMYNLQVHRRIHQK, from the coding sequence ATGAAaactcacactggagagaagccgcaACCTTGTTCCgagtgtggcaaacaattttcaaaaaagcatagtcttcagaaacacaaaacaattcacGCTGGAAAGAAACCATATAGCTGTTGGGAATGTGGGAAACGATTTTTAAGAAAACAGCATCTTGAGTACCACACAgtaattcacactggagagaaaccctattgctgttctgaatgtggcaaaggatTTTCACAAAAGAGTGCTCTGCAGGTCCATACAAGAGTTCATACTGGTGAGAAACCCTATGGCTGTTCGGAATGCAAGAAGCGATTTTCAAAAAAGTACATTCTGCAGAGACACCAAAGAAgtcacactggggagaagccgTACGCCTGTTTTGAATGTGGGAAAGCTTTCAACAGAAAGGCTCATCTCGAAAAACACTcaagaattcacacaggggagaaACCGTATGGCTGTACTAAATGTGGCAAGCGATTCTTCACCAAGGACCATCTTCAGATCCacacaagaattcatactggagaaaagccgtatcgctgttctgaatgtggtaaaggatTTTCACAAAATGGCAGTCTTCGCCTTCATATGACAATTCATACTGGAAAGAAGACTtacagctgttctgaatgtggcaaaggcTTCTGTCAGAAAAGCAAGCTTGCCAGGCATGAGAGAACTCACACTGTGGAGAAGCCGTATCCATGTTCGGAATGTAGCAAAGGATTTACACGAATGTACAATCTTCAGGTCCACAGAAGAATTCATCAAAAGTAA